The genomic stretch ACAACATGTAGGTTCTCATGCAATTCTATGAAGTAAATATGTCACATAGCAAGGTGCTTGGATCGTAGAATAGATCAACTAGTAGTGAACCTGTGAAaaccatggccttgtttagttcatccaaaaaccaaaatcttttcaaaattccccgtcacatcgaatcttacggcatatgcatggagtattaaatatagacggaaataaaaactaattgcacagtttacctgtaaatcacgaaatgaatcttttaagtctagttatttcataattggataatatttgtcaaataaaaacgaaagtgctatagttccgaaaacttttcagttttcggaactaaacaaggccatattggCTGGTTTTGCCTAGCTAGCTACGAAAGCCTATGAACACTCAGGAAGGAGAGCGTGTCAGAGAGGTGTGCCTAAGGAACTCACAATACATACTCTATCATAgaatctaaagttatttattatctcgaacaatgtggacttagagtctaaataagacttggagtcttatttttttctacctatttcttaaataaatatgttgccatatcagcaaaatactataaacagtatataattaattgtcttggattctgtgatagagtcttataTTATATTGTAAGTGCCCTAACGTTGCTCTAGGATCGATCGGTAGGCCACCTCGAATCCCTATACACCTTGTATAGAAGCTTGCAGAATAGAAGACAAGTGGCTTGAGAAGATAAAACATAAATCTATTGTGATTGATCAATTGGGTACGTCCTTTGATATAGGGTAGGGTGGTATTATACCATTATAAATCATTTATGAGTCATATCCTACACGAATTCCAAATACAACTCATACCgcttaggctagtctcaatgagaGTTTTATGTGAGTTTCATTTGCATTAAATAGGTTGCCACATAGACTGTTTTGATAACATGGtagtgtatttaagaagagagagaagaaatgagtttcatttagataaaactctctttacacgattaccaactctctatgagtcttggaattaaatgcctatgagactatgaaatgaaactctccattgagagtgAGTGTTTCATCCAAGTTTCATTTTATTTCATATGATATGACAGTCTTAGAAACAACGTCATGAAActctccactgagactggccttaaaaCCTGATTTGGCTAGTTTGGCAAACTAGTTAGATCAATTTTGCCAATCGAGCCTAAACGATTCTTTTTGGTCGTCAAAAGGTATATGATAATTGCATATAATCAATAATATTAGGGTATGCAAAACAAAAGCACCAATAGGTATACTACCTCATATTGTTTCTTCATGGCCACCGTTGGCTAATTAATAAGATGGGAAGTCCTATGTGTTCAAAGGCAATGAGCCATATGggcgtttaggccttgtttagttcaaaaagtgaaaagttttcggtactgtagcactttcgtttgtttgtgacaaatattattcaattatggactaactaggatcaaaagattcgtctcgtgatttacagctaaactgtgtaattagtttttgttttcgtctatatttaatgttttatgcatgtgtgccacaagattcgatgagacggggaatcttgaaaactttttggttttcagggtgaactaaacaaggccttagcataTGTTGCTAACCCATTTAGGAAAGTTCATGAAAAGAGAAGTAGATATGAATGGAGGCTAAGCATTTCTTAACCGGCACCAGCTTGCCCCCATATGACGACGAAGCTGGTGCTGGTTAACGAAATTACTGTGTTCTGTCCCGCTCACGACTCTGCTGCTACGGGGTTCAGGGAcatctcttctcagctgtcCCGTCGACTTCGGCAGTTCGGCTTCCGACACAAGCAGGGGCTTCCCCACTCCTGTAGGCTGTAGGCCTGTAGTCGTGTGGAAGTCTGAAAGACGCGCTTAGCCGCGTGCCGGTCATGCTCAGCCAGGCCTGGGCAGCCACGTGAGCTCAGCCGACCACCGGCACCTACCCGGCGGCCGCGTGCTCGGCCAGGCCGGACGCTCGCCAAGGTCGCAGCGTTCGCTCGCCCCAGAGTCCCAGACGTGGCCCCGCGGTTGGGTCTCCACGCTCGTGCTCGCCCAACGCTTCTGCTCCAACCGGTTCGGCGCCGAATTGGGCAGGTGCGATGTGCGGGCTAGGAAAGGATAGCGGAGGGGCGGGCTATCATATCAGTGGTACAAGTACAGCAACAGATTTTAACAGGAATGGCAACCGATCTtttgggaaaaaaaaaacaggaatGGCAACCAAGAAAATGCAAACTTAGAATAGTGGGAATCAAAGCAAGTTGAAAATTTAGATGGCACTTGAGAGGATCTGTATAAAATCCAACGACAATGAGAGAATTTACTCCGATTCAAAAGGGCACCCCGCCTAAGAAAGTGACCCACCCATCATTCCATACAGGCTACAACCACTGGCATTACGCACGAGGTGCGAGTAACCGACAATCCCACATGATATTCTGCCTGTTTCTCGCCACAATTCCACACATGGTATATTTTCTATCCTGTCGCCAAAATGGGTACTTACCGATGTTCTGACTTAATGCCACGAGTTCGGATCTGGCAGTTTACAGCTATATAAGCACGCTCAATCCAGCCTCCTAAGCAAGTACGCGACTTGAACATCCTTGGTTAGCGGCATGATTCTGTAGCTGTACAGCTCAGCGACCAAGCTCGGCCTCATCTTGTAAACCGGTGGGCTGCCGCTGTCCTCAGCACCGATGTTCACCTCTTGCCCGAAGATCTTGGCTTTGGCTTCCACCCTGTGTTCGATAGCACGCTCCACCGTTTCATATGTGAGAAGGTGCATGAGCTGATCAGGGTcctgaattttgcaaaaaggtGACAAGAAATAGACAGTTTATTCAAATGAATCGAAATACCATTTCGTTCTGaaactctaaaaaaaagaaaaagttgaAATAGTAGTACTAGAAATACTAGAGTTGAAACAAAAGCACAGACCTGGGCTATTATGGCTGGCATGTAAGATTCAGGGGCCTCCTGAAACTTGGCCTCTGCCACAAACATCCCATAGTGGATCCTTTTAGAGAGTGCCTGAAGTATGGAACAAGGAACACAGAATAAGGaaaaattattaaaaaaaatgcaaaattgCACAAGTCACCAGCAAACATTAGATCAGTACCACGAAAATGGCATATCAAGAAATCACGGTGATAGGAAATTTTGCATGGATTGATGCAATATTTGGCTGGACTTTGTTTGCTAACATATATTCTTTTAACTGAATGAAAACTGCAGCAGACACAACAAAGGAATTTTTATAACCTAGTTGACTGGAACAAAAGCAGATGTGCACCCAAAGAACTAAAGCTGAGTAGAGGATTTAACATGAATATCAGCTGTACCTGCAAGCAGGTCGTGTCACAAACAGCACTGGATCCAGCATTACCATCACTTCCTTCTTTCACCAATCTTGGAAGAAGTTCATCGAAATACATTTTCCAAATCTCTTTGTTGATATTTATAGAATCAGCAATGGGATGCAAAACCTATGCAAAGGACAAGAGTGAAGTATGAATCCATCTAAAACTTACTAACATGATCATAAGACCAGGACATCTCATTGGCATTATGAATCTTGCAACAGATGACAGTCCAAATGGAGCATAAACAGATGTTTCATGTTGCAGATGGATCAGGACGGCACTATGCAGCACTTGTAGAATATGACAAGATTCATGCAGGTTAAACCATCCAATGATTAAATTGAAGCAAAGTGCTAAATCATCATCAGTGGATATCCGCTTGAAAAAATGCAAATAATGCTACTTTTACCTATGATCTGATCCACCTACAGTTCAATGAGAGCTTTTGGATTTACTCAAAGTCaaaagaattgtaataaaaaaacaaaaaataacccCATCGCTCAAGGTAATACAATAAAGAGCTATTGAGATCAAATATATTGAAGAAAGTAGAGTATATTAGTAAACAAGGAACTTTTTCAGTCACTTGTATCTAAGGTCTGTGGGCTGTGGCATTTGCAATAATGATAGTGCAATCTGCAAGTCACAGCACACTGTCATTACCTATATGTTGTTCACTAACTGAGCATTGCTCAATATATTAGCTAGCTGTACAAGCCTTTTTAATTCAGATGCCAAACAACTGTATCCAAAAACACATTTGTTTTATCTACCTCCATGAAGAAAATGGTACATTAGATTGCAAATGATGGTTTATATCTCTTACAGTGACAAAGAAACCAAAACAGTCATCAAGAGAAACATATGACAACCAAGAACGTGCATTACCCTTGGGTATTGTATAGGTGGCAAGCGGGGCTCAGGCAGATCctcaggaaagaaagggtactcATCTGGGCTATTGTATCTCCCAACCTGTAAAAACAATTAGCATATGTTATTCTTTCGCATGCCATGATCAATTGTTTCTGTTAAAAAAAAACTGTCCAAATGGATTCACCTGTGCATGGAGCTTTTCAGTTTCTCTGACCATATATTCAACCAAAGATCCTTCAAAACCATCCATGTGGAAAGCATTGCTATCATATGTCTCAGCATTGTAACAAAACTGGGCTCTCTCCAAGAGGCCGAATATGATGCTGTCTTCAAGTCTAATCAAAACTTGTCTAATGCTATCCAATGTCAATGTTTCACTTCGATCAACCCTCTCTTCCCTAATAAAAGTGCACCATTAAGATAAAGAATGATAAGTTCCTTCAGTATAACTAATAGTGGATTTCCTAAAAAGAAAGCAATTAAGCATCACATAAGACAGTAAGCCTTTGTGCAAAAAAAGCAACAAGgttaatatatatatagccgTCCATGCCAATTTCCTCCTTAAGAGCTAAGAATCCACTTACATATCCAGAATAATTTCATAAAAATCAAGGAGACTTCATCACAAAGGAATTACAACATCTGAGTCGTCAGAGGTATGGAAATTTCCACGGAATAGTTACAACAATGTAGATATGTAGTGACTAGAGACTACAGCATAATTTGGGGATAAGTCGTGATTTCCAAGGTCAAGTCTACCACCAAATAATTCAACCTCACATGGCATGGTATTAAGCAAAAGGCGTAGAATAATCAAACACCATGTCATTCGTTAACCCAATAATAAGCTCCTGCGGGACAGTTCGACAATAGGTCCCCAAATTCTAGAATTAGCACAATCGGATGCCTCGAGTTATCTAAAACATGGATGATCAGGTTCACAAGGGCTAATCCCACAGAAGGAAGCAAACCACAACTCCCCCAACTGGGAACCAACATCCAACTCCAAATAAGAGCCGGAAAGTACCACACCAGCCACAAAATCGGATGCCATGAGCATCTAAAACAACATGGATGATCAGGTCCAGAAGGGGTAATCTCACAAAAGGAAACACATAAAACCACAACTCCCCCAACTGGGAACCAACATCCAACACCAAACAAGAGCAGGAAAGTACCACACCACGACCAGCCCTACACGCACAAGCACAAAATCACCCGGATCCAGCGCCAACCCCACATACCTTCCAGAAAACCAAGCGCAACAATAGTCGTTCATTGAACCAAACAATTTCTGATTAGTGATGAAGGAGGTTTCATACTTGGCCATGGGGGAGTCGTCAGAGGTATGGAAATTTCCACGGAATAGTTACAACAATGTAGATATGTAGTGACTAGAGACTACAGCATACTTTGGGGATAAGTCGTGATTTCCAAGGTCAAGTCTACCACCAAATAATTCAACCTCACATGGCATGGTATTAAGCAAAAGGCGTAGAATAATCAAACACCATGTCATTCGTTAACCCAATAATAAGCTCCTGCGGGACAGTTCGACAATAGGTCCCCAAATTCTAGAATTAGCACAATCGGATGCCTCGAGTTATCTAAAACATGGATGATCAGGTTCACAAGGGCTAATCCCACAGAAGGAAGCAAACCACAACTCCCCCAACTGGGAACCAACATCCAACTCCAAATAAGAGCCGGAAAGTACCACACCAGCCACAAAATCGGATGCCATGAGCATCTAAAACAACATGGATGATCAGGTCCAGAAGGGGTAATCTCACAAAAGGAAACACATAAAACCACAACTCCCCCAACTGGGAACCAACATCCAACACCAAACAAGAGCAGGAAAGTACCACACCACGACCAGCCCTACACGCACAAGCACAAAATCACCCGGATCCAGCGCCAACCCCACATACCTTCCAGAAAACCAAGCGCAACAATAGTCGTTCATTGAACCAAACAATTTCTGATTAGTGATGAAGGAGGTTTCATACTTGGCCATGGGCGTGACGGAGTTGTTGGCCGCGCGTAGCCCCTGGGTCCTGGACGCTGCTGGTCCGAAGGCAACGCGGCTCGCGCCCTGCGGCCCGCGGGCGAGAGCTCCCCTCATGGGCGTGACGGAGTTGTTGGCCGCGCGCAGCCCCTTGGTCCTGGACGCTGCTGGTCCGAAGACGACGCGGCTCGCGCCCTGCGGCCCGCGGGCGAGACCTCCCCGGTGAGCAGCCGCgggcgacgccgccgccgcggccttgGTGCCCAGCTTGAAGGCCATCGCCACCAACCACCACCTCCGGCACGAGCACCTTAATTCGGGACGCTCGCAGGAAGTGGGGGGAAGAGCATGGTAGGCCAGGAAATGCCGGGGGGTTTATTTGTAGCGGAAGTGGGGTGTCCGCGTGGGAGCAGAGGGGTAGTAGGTGGGGCGGGGTCGGGAGGGGCCGACGACCGTGGGCCCGTGCGGAACGGAACGAGACGTTGCCAGGGGCCCAGGAGGCATGGGAAGGGAGGGATCGGACGGAATCATGGATCCAAGGGGCGACGGCGTGGAGAGGAAGCGGCTCGAGGGTAGGTTGGCCAGATGTGCGGGGTTTGGGTGGACTGGTGGAGGCGTGGTGCTAGATGGCGTCGTGGCGAAGGTCCGATAGGTTGGTTGGTTGCGACTTGCGAGCGCTTCTGATTTGGTGAGCCTCGGCTCTTGCCCCTTGGGCGCTGCCCGTGCCGCCTGCCGGGTCTTGGTGGCATGGCGCCATGCCATTGCCAGGGCGGCATGCCCGTCATGGTGGGTCGGCTTGCGTGCGAGCATCCCGCCACCCGGGCCAGGAGGACTCAGGAGTGGTGGCATCGCCATTTTCACCTTTTAATTTACGCGTGTGATAATTGCCGAGGATGGACAGAGGCGGAGTCAAGATTCAGCTATAGGGGTTCCAGCTTACTGAGTGTCGACAATCCTGTTTGAATTGGATCTTATAGACCGCATGATTCATAAAATTAAGGTCACTATTGAAACACGTGTAGCTGTGAATAGGT from Sorghum bicolor cultivar BTx623 chromosome 3, Sorghum_bicolor_NCBIv3, whole genome shotgun sequence encodes the following:
- the LOC8079243 gene encoding chorismate mutase 3, chloroplastic, which gives rise to MAFKLGTKAAAAASPAAAHRGGLARGPQGASRVVFGPAASRTKGLRAANNSVTPMRGALARGPQGASRVAFGPAASRTQGLRAANNSVTPMAKEERVDRSETLTLDSIRQVLIRLEDSIIFGLLERAQFCYNAETYDSNAFHMDGFEGSLVEYMVRETEKLHAQVGRYNSPDEYPFFPEDLPEPRLPPIQYPRVLHPIADSININKEIWKMYFDELLPRLVKEGSDGNAGSSAVCDTTCLQALSKRIHYGMFVAEAKFQEAPESYMPAIIAQDPDQLMHLLTYETVERAIEHRVEAKAKIFGQEVNIGAEDSGSPPVYKMRPSLVAELYSYRIMPLTKDVQVAYLLRRLD